One region of Candidatus Peribacteraceae bacterium genomic DNA includes:
- a CDS encoding glycosyltransferase yields the protein MPPTLSLIIPTHKRADILRECLKRIAAQTVKDQIEVIVVSDGQDDDTDRLFDGHTQYAIRHTQYFSIPKSQQGVARNRGVEKATGEIVMFIGDDIFLEPDACEVHLKVHENMQNEKFEMQNDGSDSRTRTGDGISNFSFPILHSGSAVLGYTEWDPSMEITPVMEWLDRTGWQFGYGFLKPYEHRAIPKRMQHRFTYTSHISLPREIALKFPFREDVTMYGWEDIEWGWRLAQENIPLLYEPDAKAFHHHRMTPEDSLKRMETLGKSAALFESINHDLHLMPKGMKRMAYRFFSLFPTMKGRHARAFLRGIHTAEAPLSS from the coding sequence GTGCCTCCGACTCTCTCCCTCATCATCCCCACCCACAAGCGCGCGGATATCCTCCGCGAGTGCCTCAAGAGGATCGCGGCGCAGACCGTGAAGGATCAGATCGAAGTGATCGTGGTGAGCGACGGGCAGGACGACGATACAGACCGCCTCTTTGACGGGCATACGCAATACGCAATACGTCATACGCAATACTTCTCCATCCCTAAATCCCAGCAGGGCGTCGCGCGCAATCGCGGCGTGGAGAAAGCGACGGGGGAAATCGTCATGTTCATCGGGGATGATATATTCCTGGAGCCGGATGCGTGCGAAGTGCATCTTAAAGTGCATGAAAACATGCAAAATGAGAAATTTGAAATGCAAAATGATGGAAGCGATTCAAGAACAAGAACTGGTGACGGAATTTCAAATTTTTCATTTCCAATTTTGCATTCCGGTTCAGCCGTCCTGGGCTATACCGAGTGGGATCCATCAATGGAGATCACGCCAGTGATGGAATGGCTCGACCGGACCGGTTGGCAATTCGGCTATGGCTTCCTCAAACCCTACGAACACCGCGCGATCCCAAAACGCATGCAGCACCGCTTCACCTACACCAGCCACATCAGCCTGCCGCGGGAAATCGCGTTGAAGTTCCCGTTCCGCGAAGACGTGACGATGTACGGATGGGAGGACATCGAGTGGGGATGGCGATTGGCGCAGGAGAACATTCCCCTCCTCTATGAACCGGACGCGAAGGCGTTCCACCACCACCGGATGACGCCGGAGGATTCCTTGAAGAGGATGGAGACGCTGGGGAAGTCCGCCGCGCTCTTCGAGAGCATCAATCACGATCTTCATCTGATGCCCAAAGGGATGAAACGTATGGCCTACCGCTTCTTCAGCCTCTTCCCCACAATGAAGGGAAGGCATGCGCGGGCGTTCCTGAGAGGGATCCATACAGCGGAAGCCCCCCTTTCCTCTTAA
- the tsaB gene encoding tRNA (adenosine(37)-N6)-threonylcarbamoyltransferase complex dimerization subunit type 1 TsaB: MNTLFLDLAGNPGLVACVTDDAVVSLKEVDRRISDADLLPLLEALLAEARWSKEGIGRVACVTGPGGFTSLRVAAAFANALAFSLNVPVAGIHLSELCAVRVSAPTPLPPPPSGEGERGGEGKKHTNFLWLHSTKKIELFVRGFGSFAKAFPEAAWMDLGKLGDAYPSGAPWTGELLSDHERFLSSRGAVRAEMKDVKEVLPVFLKSLKYGEKNVVPWYGRKW, from the coding sequence ATGAACACCCTCTTCCTCGACCTCGCCGGCAACCCGGGGCTCGTCGCCTGCGTCACGGATGACGCGGTTGTCTCATTAAAGGAGGTGGACCGCCGCATCTCGGATGCCGACCTCCTCCCTCTGCTGGAGGCGCTCCTCGCGGAAGCCCGGTGGTCCAAGGAGGGGATCGGACGGGTCGCGTGCGTCACGGGACCCGGCGGGTTCACCAGCCTGCGGGTGGCGGCGGCGTTCGCCAACGCGCTGGCGTTCTCCCTCAATGTGCCGGTGGCCGGCATCCATTTGAGCGAGTTGTGTGCTGTGCGTGTTTCCGCCCCCACCCCCCTTCCCCCTCCCCCATCGGGGGAGGGGGAGCGAGGGGGAGAGGGGAAAAAACACACAAATTTTTTATGGCTCCATTCCACCAAGAAAATCGAGCTCTTCGTCCGTGGGTTCGGTTCCTTCGCCAAAGCATTCCCGGAAGCGGCGTGGATGGACCTGGGGAAGCTGGGAGACGCGTACCCCTCGGGCGCACCGTGGACGGGTGAGCTCCTCTCCGACCATGAGCGGTTCCTCTCTTCCCGGGGTGCGGTGCGCGCGGAGATGAAGGACGTGAAGGAAGTGTTGCCGGTATTCCTGAAGTCCTTGAAGTACGGGGAGAAGAACGTCGTGCCGTGGTATGGGCGAAAATGGTAG
- the secA gene encoding preprotein translocase subunit SecA, whose protein sequence is MAFLDVLNKLLGDPNEKELRKLWPLVKEVRKAGEAPEIKALKLEDLPGKSQSFRDRIAKGETTDDLLPEAFAVAVRACELLKESGQKTQLGKQEFAWDMVPFDVQILGGAVLHRGNIAEMKTGEGKTLVCTLPVYLNALEGKGVHVVTVNDYLARRDATWMGMLYKALGLEVGVIVHGLSTDERRKAYAADITYGTNNEFGFDYLRDNMATSLARQVQRGLHYAIVDEVDSILVDEARTPLIISQPAEESTTKYVQYSQLVGGLEENVHYNRDEKQRAAVLTEEGIKKMEEMLGVENIYTERGFEEVHHIEQALRAHAIYKRDVDYIIKDNEVIIVDEFTGRLMPGRRYSFGLHQAIEAKEGVEVQRESKTLATITFQNYFRLFKKLAGMTGTAKTEEEEFESIYKLRVIVIPTHRPMVRTDRPDVVYKSVAAKFRAAAKIAKEKYDRGQPVLIGTTSVEKSEAMSLLLQELHVPHQVLNAKQHEKEAEIVAQAGRKGAITIATNMAGRGTDIKLGEGVTDLGGLVILGTERHEARRIDNQLRGRSGRQGDPGESQFFVSMEDELMRLFGGDRLKGVMERLKVPDDMPLESGMVSRSIEGAQKKVEGRNFDIRRHVLQYDDVMNRHREIIYKRRQKVLIKIAESDQPSAVSDQLSAADSSSLKAESYSPLHAEILEGMEQEIQSILTAQAASDDPEEWNTKEIVESLAALHRDFGQVVTEESIRTFHEREKLLSSLTKLIREGYEAKCAQFDAQTVRNAENMVLLRSIDTHWMNHIDDMSHLREQVAFSGYAQRDPVIEYKDQGFRRFQQLLVTINTTMVRTLLQVDFAQFAPRMVQMVEAEEDRADMRTNADQIEGELTQTGVSAAAFTPPTVQPSGQPPAFSGQKPVPARVQAAPTERHVAKVGRNDPCPCGSGKKYKKCHGKEE, encoded by the coding sequence ATGGCCTTTCTTGACGTCCTCAACAAACTCCTCGGCGATCCCAATGAGAAGGAACTCCGCAAGCTGTGGCCGCTGGTCAAGGAGGTACGCAAGGCCGGAGAGGCACCGGAGATCAAAGCGCTGAAGCTGGAGGATCTCCCCGGCAAGTCGCAATCCTTCCGGGACCGCATCGCCAAGGGCGAAACCACGGATGATCTCCTTCCGGAGGCGTTCGCGGTGGCCGTGCGCGCGTGCGAGCTCCTCAAGGAGTCGGGGCAAAAGACGCAGCTGGGCAAGCAGGAGTTCGCGTGGGACATGGTACCGTTCGACGTGCAGATTTTGGGAGGCGCCGTGCTCCACCGCGGGAACATCGCCGAGATGAAGACGGGGGAGGGGAAGACGCTCGTGTGCACGCTCCCGGTCTACCTCAATGCGCTGGAGGGGAAGGGCGTCCATGTGGTCACGGTGAACGACTACCTCGCCCGCCGCGACGCCACGTGGATGGGCATGCTCTACAAGGCTCTCGGCCTGGAGGTGGGCGTGATCGTCCACGGCCTTTCCACCGACGAGCGGCGCAAGGCCTACGCGGCGGACATCACCTACGGCACCAACAACGAGTTCGGGTTCGATTACCTGCGCGACAACATGGCCACGTCCCTCGCGCGCCAGGTGCAGCGCGGGCTCCACTACGCCATCGTGGACGAGGTGGACTCCATTCTCGTGGACGAGGCGCGCACGCCGCTCATCATCAGCCAGCCCGCCGAGGAATCCACCACCAAGTACGTCCAGTACTCGCAGCTCGTCGGCGGCCTGGAGGAGAACGTCCACTACAACCGGGACGAGAAGCAGCGCGCCGCCGTGCTCACGGAAGAGGGGATCAAGAAGATGGAGGAGATGCTGGGGGTGGAGAACATCTACACGGAGCGCGGGTTCGAGGAGGTGCACCACATCGAGCAAGCGCTGCGGGCGCACGCCATCTATAAGCGCGACGTGGACTACATCATCAAGGACAACGAAGTGATCATCGTGGACGAGTTCACGGGGCGCCTGATGCCCGGCCGCCGCTACAGCTTCGGGCTCCACCAGGCCATTGAGGCCAAGGAGGGCGTGGAGGTGCAGCGCGAGTCCAAAACACTGGCCACCATCACGTTCCAGAACTACTTCCGCCTCTTCAAGAAGCTTGCGGGCATGACGGGCACGGCCAAGACGGAGGAGGAGGAATTCGAATCCATCTACAAGCTGCGCGTCATCGTCATCCCCACGCACCGCCCCATGGTCCGCACCGACAGGCCGGACGTGGTCTACAAGTCGGTGGCGGCCAAGTTCCGCGCGGCGGCCAAGATCGCCAAGGAGAAGTACGACCGCGGGCAACCGGTGCTCATCGGCACCACGTCCGTGGAGAAGTCCGAGGCCATGAGTCTTCTCCTCCAGGAGCTCCACGTCCCCCACCAGGTCCTCAACGCCAAGCAGCACGAAAAGGAAGCGGAAATCGTGGCGCAAGCCGGCCGGAAGGGCGCCATCACCATCGCCACCAACATGGCCGGCCGCGGCACGGACATCAAGCTGGGCGAAGGGGTCACGGATCTGGGCGGCCTCGTCATCCTGGGCACCGAACGCCACGAGGCGCGCCGCATCGATAACCAGCTCCGCGGCCGCTCCGGCCGCCAGGGCGACCCCGGCGAGAGCCAGTTCTTCGTTTCCATGGAGGATGAATTGATGCGCCTCTTCGGCGGCGACCGCCTGAAGGGGGTGATGGAGCGGCTCAAGGTCCCCGATGACATGCCGCTCGAGAGCGGCATGGTCTCCCGCAGCATCGAGGGCGCGCAGAAGAAGGTGGAAGGACGCAACTTCGACATTCGCCGCCACGTGCTCCAGTACGACGACGTGATGAACAGGCACCGCGAGATCATCTACAAGCGGAGGCAAAAGGTATTGATCAAGATAGCAGAAAGCGATCAGCCGTCAGCGGTCAGCGATCAGTTGTCCGCTGCCGATAGCTCTTCGCTGAAAGCTGAAAGCTACTCGCCGCTGCATGCAGAAATACTGGAAGGCATGGAGCAGGAGATACAGAGCATCCTCACGGCGCAGGCGGCATCGGACGACCCCGAGGAGTGGAACACCAAGGAGATCGTGGAATCCCTCGCCGCGCTCCACCGCGATTTCGGCCAGGTGGTGACGGAGGAATCCATCCGCACGTTTCACGAGCGCGAGAAGCTCCTCTCTTCCCTCACCAAGCTCATCCGCGAGGGGTACGAGGCCAAGTGCGCGCAGTTCGACGCCCAAACGGTCCGCAACGCCGAGAACATGGTCCTCCTCCGTTCCATCGACACGCACTGGATGAACCACATCGACGACATGTCGCACTTGCGGGAGCAGGTGGCGTTCTCCGGCTACGCGCAGCGCGATCCCGTGATCGAGTACAAGGACCAGGGGTTCCGCCGGTTCCAGCAGCTCCTCGTCACCATCAACACCACCATGGTGCGCACGCTGCTCCAGGTGGACTTCGCCCAGTTCGCGCCGCGCATGGTGCAGATGGTGGAAGCGGAAGAAGACCGTGCGGACATGCGGACGAATGCCGACCAGATCGAGGGGGAACTGACGCAGACGGGCGTCTCCGCCGCCGCATTCACGCCGCCCACGGTCCAACCGAGCGGCCAGCCTCCGGCATTCAGCGGTCAGAAACCCGTCCCGGCACGCGTCCAAGCGGCGCCCACGGAGCGTCATGTGGCGAAAGTCGGTCGCAACGACCCCTGCCCGTGCGGAAGCGGGAAGAAGTACAAAAAATGTCACGGGAAGGAGGAGTGA